A genome region from Solanum pennellii chromosome 12, SPENNV200 includes the following:
- the LOC107005765 gene encoding uncharacterized protein LOC107005765 yields MSEEKSKSKSNPNSISSSDKDVKAPNVFERVKEVFEAVLHSERHSHHHHKETHGLRMDIDENTPVSDVKAPNVFERAKEEIEALVQVIHPKKEDHSHASAADGNNRTSGITAELKHNPDSLSENKPKLPTNQNEKVEESTGTQKSPHRHHKETHGRSDDIDDKTPVSDVKGPNILERAKEEIEALFHSIHPKK; encoded by the exons atgtctgaagaaaaatcaaaatcaaaatcaaatccaaattcaatttcatcatcag ATAAAGATGTAAAGGCGCCTAATGTGTTTGAAAGAGTTAAAGAAGTGTTTGAGGCAGTGTTGCATAGTGAAAGACACTCACATCACCATCACAAGGAAACTCACGGGTTGCGTATGGATATTGATGAGAACACACCAGTTAGTGATGTGAAAGCACCCAACGTGTTTGAGAGAGCGAAGGAAGAAATCGAGGCTCTTGTTCAGGTAATTCATCCGAAAAAAGAAGATCATAGTCATGCTTCAGCTGCAGACGGCAACAACAG GACAAGTGGTATAACAGCTGAGTTGAAACATAATCCAGATTCCCTTTCAG AGAACAAACCAAAGTTGCCTACTAATCAGAACGAGAAGGTCGAGGAATCAACAGGAACACAAAAATCTCCTCATCGTCATCACAAAGAAACTCACGGAAGGAGTGATGACATTGATGATAAAACACCAGTAAGTGACGTTAAAGGTCCAAATATACTCGAACGAGCCAAGGAAGAAATCGAGGCACTATTTCACTCAATTCATCCAAAGAAATGA
- the LOC107007449 gene encoding nucleosome assembly protein 1;2 yields MSNPKDNFNVADLSAALNAGDRADLVNVLKNKLQDLTGKHTNLLENLSPNVRKRVEVLREIQSQHDELEAKFFEERAALEAKYQKLYQPLYTKRFDIVNGVVEVDGAVTEAAADQEEDKDAEGKGVPDFWFTAMKNNEVLAEEISERDEGALKFLKDIKWTRIENPKGFKLEFFFDTNPYFKNTVLTKTYHMIDEDEPILEKAIGTEIEWYPGKCLTQKILKKKPKKGSKNAKPIMKTEQCESFFNFFSPPQVPEDEEDIDEDAAEELQGLMEQDYDIGSTIRDKIIPHAVSWFTGEAAEDDFADLEDEDDEDDDEVDDEEDEEDEDDDEDDEDDEDEDDSSTKKKSSSAARKRIGRAHAADGPAGERPPECKQQ; encoded by the exons ATGAGCAACCCTAAAGATAACTTCAATGTTGCCGATCTCAGTGCTG CTCTGAATGCTGGGGACAGAGCAGACCTTGTTAATGTTCTCAAA AACAAACTTCAAGACCTTACTGGGAAGCACACAAACTTGCTTGAAAATCTCTCGCCCAATGTCAGAAAGCGTGTTGAAGTTCTGAGAGAGATTCAG TCTCAGCATGATGAGTTGGAGGCAAAATTTTTTGAAGAGAGAGCTGCACTTGAAGCCAAATACCAAAAGTTGTATCAGCCTCTATATACTAAG AGGTTTGATATTGTGAATGGAGTTGTTGAAGTTGATGGTGCAGTGACAGAGGCAGCAGCGGACCAGGAAGAGGATAAAGATGCAGAGG GGAAAGGAGTCCCAGATTTCTGGTTCACTGCAATGAAGAATAATGAAGTGCTAGCTGAGGAG ATTTCCGAGCGAGATGAAGGCGCACTCAAATTTCTCAAGGATATAAAGTGGACAAGGATTGAGAATCCTAAGGGATTTaaacttgaatttttctttGACACCAATCCGTACTTCAAGAATACTGTGCTGACTAAAACATATCACATGATTGATGAAGATGAACCAATTCTGGAGAAGGCCATAGG GACCGAGATAGAATGGTATCCAGGAAAATGTTTGACACAAAAGATTCTCAAGAAGAAGCCAAAGAAGGGCTCAAAGAATGCTAAGCCTATTATGAAAACAGAACAATGCGAAAgtttcttcaacttctttagtCCACCTCAAGTTCCAGAAGACGAAGAGGATATCGATGAAGATGCT GCTGAAGAACTTCAAGGTTTGATGGAACAAGACTATGATATTGG ATCAACTATCCGAGATAAGATTATTCCTCATGCGGTTTCTTGGTTCACTGGGGAAGCTGCCGAAGATGATTTTGCTGACTTGGAAGATGaggatgatgaagatgatgacgaagtggatgatgaagaggACGAGGAGGACgaggatgatgatgaagatgatgaggatgatgaggATGAAGATGATAGCAGTACCAAGAAAAAG TCATCATCTGCTGCTCGCAAG AGGATTGGTAGGGCACATGCAGCAGATGGTCCGGCTGGTGAGAGGCCACCGGAGTGCAAGCAACAGTAG